A window from Melitaea cinxia chromosome 5, ilMelCinx1.1, whole genome shotgun sequence encodes these proteins:
- the LOC123653526 gene encoding LOW QUALITY PROTEIN: protein phosphatase Slingshot (The sequence of the model RefSeq protein was modified relative to this genomic sequence to represent the inferred CDS: deleted 1 base in 1 codon) has protein sequence MALVTIRRTPSVQTPKKTDEEEKSSDVSEEDVGNRASKSLNECYFANKGAALVLGSAEQGCADQRRSPVRAHPQPDIHHHLQSMFYLVRPEETLKMAVKLESAHPGRTRYLVVVCRGDEAALLGIDCNERTTVGLVLRVLADTSIKLDGDGGFSVCVCNQQHIFKPVSVQAMWSALQTLHRASARARSLNHFAGGASHAWCAHYERRVDSDRSCLNEWHAMDCIESRRPPSPDSLRLKPRERDETERVIRCTLKEIMMSVDLDEVTSKAIRGRLEDELDMDLAEFKPFIDQEMLTILGQMDAPTEIFDHVYLGSEWNASNLEELQRNGVRHILNVTREIDNFFPGMFDYLNIRVYDDEKTDLLKHWDNTFKYINKARNEGSKVLVHCKMGISRSASVVIAYAMKAFNWNFDKALKHVKTKRSCIKPNTNFLNQLETYQGILDAMKNKEKLQRSKSETNLKTPKSASKMESKIMDPTPLALALTGSYSGRPRSWSPDTKLASELLPPTSVSLENLASETRHMLMPCASGSYSVSPNQIIRLKEEGALSVKHIVNEIESAASGERREHFRRYQRLNFGNSCDITCSRTSEIAISATTDTYGKESLESLQRNSVQKFPQNDLEVDKNHTWDPGESPWLRGEDVRNAVDGDNIVKSDSGIVDVKIKASDAMYNSLERNIESEERKGIDDEAPPPSRQSSWSSFDSAVVADLSRQPSWGSYDTRAAPADLAVIRERPAAHLAANERKFNETMLELAAAARDRGACTWGGRLSASAPADTWLRAGPRRRRLAAASHGDLPRAAPAPPPPPVGLVSNLKKEFEARSEPEPLRRSSSRARPSASPPAQAAQPAEDLSVRVLVDRYDQPGRTRSESGGEAGRVKVSHESVSKKCKLTSDGETRTRSRTSQCAGGGAGGLAGAGGVSGAGASERPPVAPTVVALAPLDYSNVVVSTVMSKAQNKNNCSMGRPIP, from the exons ATGGCACTTGTAACTATTCGACGTACTCCGAGCGTGCAAACACCAAAGAAAACG GATGAAGAAGAAAAATCGTCTGATGTTAGTGAAGAGGATGTCGGAAATCGTGCCAGCAAGAG tCTCAATGAATGCTACTTCGCAAATAAAGGTGCCGCGTTGGTGTTGGGCAGCGCGGAGCAAGGGTGCGCCGACCAGCGGCGGTCACCTGTGCGAGCGCATCCTCAGCCGGACATTCATCATCACTTACAGTCCATGTTTTATTTGGTGCGCCCGGAGGAGACGCTCAAAATG gCGGTGAAATTGGAGAGCGCTCACCCGGGTCGAACGCGGTACTTGGTAGTGGTGTGTCGCGGTGACGAAGCAGCGTTGCTAGGGATAGACTGCAATGAGCGAACAACGGTCGGGCTTGTGCTGCGAGTCCTGGCAGACACTTCCATTAAACTAGACGGAGATGG AGGCTTTAGCGTTTGCGTTTGCAATCAACAACATATATTCAAACCGGTGTCTGTCCAAGCCATGTG GTCGGCGCTGCAGACGCTGCACCGCGCCAGCGCGCGCGCCCGCTCGCTGAACCACTTCGCGGGCGGCGCGTCGCACGCCTGGTGCGCGCACTACGAGCGCCGCGTCGACTCCGACCGCTCCTGCCTCAACGAGTGGCACGCCATGGACTGCATCGAGTCGCGCCGCCCGCCCTCGCCCGACTCGCTCCGACTCAA gCCACGCGAAAGAGACGAAACAGAACGCGTGATCAGGTGTACGCTAAAAGAAATAATGATGAGCGTAGACCTTGATGAAGTGACGAGCAAAGCTATCCGCGGCCGCCTCGAAGACGAGCTCGACATGGATCTAGCCGAATTCAAGCCATTCATTGACCAAGAAATGCTTACTATATTAGGTCAAATGGATGCGCCCACAGAAATATTTGACCATGTATATCTTGGATCGGAGTGGAACGCAAGTAACTTAGAGGAACTGCAAAGAAACGG gGTGAGGCATATACTCAATGTGACTCGAGAAATCGATAACTTTTTTCCTGGCATGTTTGATTATCTAAATATAAGAGTTTATGATGACGAAAAGACTGATCTACTTAAACATTGGGATAATACTTTTAAGTACATAAACAAAGCGAGAAACGAGGGCTCCAAGGTCCTCGTTCATTGTAAAATGGGAATCAGTAGGTCCGCTTCCGTCGTTATCGCTTACGCAATGAAAGCGTTCAATTGGAATTTCGACAAGGCTCTCAAACACGTAAAAACGAAAAGAAGCTGTATCAAACCCAACACGAACTTTCTTAATCAACTCGAGACATATCAAGGTATACTCGATGctatgaaaaataaagaaaagttaCAAAGGTCAAAGTCAGAGACTAATCTCAAAACGCCGAAGTCGGCGTCGAAAATGGAAAGTAAAATAATGGATCCGACGCCCCTGGCGCTGGCGCTGACGGGCTCGTACAGTGGCCGGCCGCGCTCCTGGTCGCCCGACACCAAGCTGGCGAGCGAGCTGCTGCCGCCCACCTCCGTGTCGCTGGAGAACCTGGCCTCCGAGACGCGCCACATGCTCATGCCCTGCGCCAGCGGCAGCTACAGCGTGTCGCCCAACCAGATCATTCGCCTCAAGGAGGAGGGCGCGCTCTCCGTCAAGCACATCGTTAATGAAATCGAGAGTGCGGCGTCCGGGGAGCGACGAGAGCACTTTAGGCGATATCAGAGATTAAATTTTGGAAACTCCTGCGATATCACCTGCAGTAGAACGTCGGAAATTGCCATCAGTGCGACGACCGACACGTATGGGAAAGAGTCTCTCGAGTCGCTTCAGCGAAATTCAGTTCAAAAATTTCCTCAGAACGATTTAGAAGTGGACAAAAATCACACGTGGGACCCCGGGGAGTCGCCGTGGCTCCGGGGCGAAGACGTCAGAAACGCCGTGGACGGTGataatatagttaaaagtgaTAGTGGTATAGTGGACGTTAAAATAAAAGCGAGTGACGCTATGTACAATTCGTTAGAACGTAATATAGAGTCCGAGGAGAGAAAGGGCATCGACGACGAGGCGCCGCCGCCGAGCAGGCAGAGCTCGTGGAGCTCGTTCGACAGCGCCGTGGTGGCCGACCTGTCGCGCCAGCCCTCGTGGGGCTCCTACGACacgcgcgccgcgcccgccgacCTCGCCGTCATCCGCGAGCGCCCCGCCGCCCACCTCGCCGCCAACGAGCGCAAGTTCAACGAGACCATGCTGGAGCTGGCCGCGGCCGCGCGCGACCGCGGCGCCTGCACGTGGGGCGGCCGCCTGTCCGCCTCCGCGCCCGCCGACACTTGGCTGCGCGCCgggccgcgccgccgccgcctggCCGCCGCCTCGCACGGCGACctgccgcgcgccgcgcccgcgccgccgcccccGCCCGTCGGCCTCGTGAGCAATCTCAAGAAGGAGTTCGAGGCCCGTTCCGAGCCCGAGCCACTGCGCCGGTCCTCGTCGCGCGCGCGCCCCTCCGCCTCTCCCCCCGCGCAGGCGGCTCAGCCCGCCGAGGATCTGTCCGTGCGGGTGCTCGTGGATCGCTACGACCAGCCGGGTCGCACGCGATCCGAGTCAGGCGGTGAAGCCGGCCGGGTCAAGGTTTCCCACGAGTCCGTTTCGAAGAAATGCAAACTGACATCAGATGGCGAGACGCGGACGCGCTCACGCACTTCGCAGTGCGCGGGGGGCGGGGCGGGTGGCTTAGCCGGGGCGGGCGGGGTGTCAGGGGCGGGTGCCAGCGAGCGGCCGCCGGTCGCGCCCACGGTGGTGGCGCTCGCGCCCCTGGATTACTCTAACGTGGTAGTTTCAACTGTGATGTCGAAagctcaaaat aaaaacaattgcaGCATGGGAAGACCCATCCCTTGA
- the LOC123653803 gene encoding uncharacterized protein LOC123653803 — translation MQGESDGDEEERSVKSISGKKRKITTPTIDKYKTYTKNGYTRQYPDNSSNGDFVVYLEHLDREIKLGNMNPLNLSKYFKNIKGVHERARINSNKIKISFKQAALANDFLKSRCLLEHNLRAYIPASSVERVGVIRYIPKEIGNKELFEKICCDRDVVGIRRFMKREKGNLIPLSTISITFSGTSLPEYILLDGWRYKVHTYIPPLLQCFKCLKFNHSAKICRSEQVCSKCSENHSYKDCSSETLKCTNCSGNHLAISKDCPIKAARILKHRQSYAMATINKDFVNFPALPKSSIQKYTGKVDSNKNIELPHVPTKTDNFNISDIVNNTKVMNSIIKTLVALGNSESIKTTSHIKEIFIKNLSE, via the coding sequence atgcaaggAGAAAGCGATGGAGATGAGGAGGAGCGATCAGTGAAGTCAATATcaggaaaaaaaagaaaaattacaacTCCAACAATAGATAAGTATAAGACATACACTAAAAATGGATATACAAGACAATATCCAGACAATAGCTCAAATGGCGACTTTGTGGTTTATTTAGAACATTTAGATAGAGAAATTAAACTTGGCAATATGAATCCTTTAAACCTctccaaatatttcaaaaatatcaagGGGGTTCATGAGAGAGCAAggattaattcaaataaaattaaaatatctttcaaaCAGGCAGCTTTAGCGAACGATTTTTTGAAATCCCGATGCTTATTAGAGCATAATTTAAGAGCATACATACCTGCATCCTCTGTGGAAAGGGTAGGGGTTATTAGATATATTCCGAAAGAAATAGGAAACAaggaattatttgaaaaaatttgcTGTGATAGAGACGTTGTTGGAATACGTAGATTCATGAAACGCGAAAAAGGTAATTTAATCCCATTATCAACCATATCAATAACATTTTCAGGTACTTCTCTacctgaatatattttattagacggATGGAGATATAAAGTACATACTTATATCCCTCCGttattacaatgttttaaatgCTTAAAGTTCAATCACTCAGCTAAAATATGTCGTAGTGAACAAGTTTGTTCTAAATGCTCTGAAAATCATTCATATAAAGATTGTAGTTCTGAAACGTTAAAGTGTACTAATTGCTCTGGAAATCATCTAGCTATTTCAAAAGATTGTCCAATAAAAGCAGCTAGAATATTAAAACATAGGCAATCTTATGCAATggctactataaataaagattttgtaAACTTTCCAGCTCTTCCTAAGAGTAGCATACAGAAATACACAGGAAAAGttgacagtaataaaaatatagaattaccTCATGTACCAACAAAAACAGATAACTTTAATATCTcagatattgtaaataatacaaaagtcATGAACTcgataataaaaacattagtaGCATTAGGAAATTCGGAATCAATTAAGACCACATCTCATATTaaggaaatttttattaaaaacttatctgAATAA
- the LOC123653525 gene encoding serine/threonine-protein kinase PLK4, which translates to MFGEKIEEYEILEHLGKGGFAHVYRARCKKTGLFVAIKMIDKALMASAGMIGRVRQEVTIHSRLKHPAILELFTFFEDAHYVYLVLELAHNGELAKHFKLGTRGLSEKAASDIFRQVVSGVLYLHTHNIIHRDLSLNNLLLTKDLSVKIADFGLATQLNGPDEKHVTMCGTPNYISPEVASRETHGLPADVWGLGCMLYTLLVGSPPFHTQHVKTTLNKVINADYKIPIELSVQAQDLLQKLLCKDPSKRITLKGIMEHPFLNKCFDTTSNTKQDFSRDSGFLTTLHSTQHSQKPRIEDKSDFNGIDLFSNQHNFNKENVNTKNSFEQNSYHFFKLRSQNNFVASSNDPLNAINDYQIQMNREIVSSKFDNPCKTPSLIENMKKLDIKCKQSESHSLGEDNKENMTKPCMLNSNALSVPPLCADRLPTISHRTRNAILRIEPSAVVVEFIKKKGKDREEKVVEVCKISKDGMKVIIYPVDKEREKNVFSEYNPNPDEVFSYHNLPQKHWKKYLYAARFVELVKAKTPKITLYTSLSKCQLMENNTDIEMFFYGGEKVTYTSTDGLKVIDKYLKTHHNSTIVPELKYLFDHFEECSNRLNRIQNALSCIPDECFPLIIGKRPVAFTNNATSSGQVMSSTERNYSTPLFNLGSFHRATTCSSRAQSEDYSKL; encoded by the coding sequence atgTTTGGTGAAAAAATTGAAGAATATGAAATACTTGAGCATCTCGGAAAGGGTGGATTTGCTCATGTTTACCGAGCAAGATGCAAAAAAACGGGTTTGTTTGTTGCCATCAAGATGATAGACAAAGCTTTGATGGCAAGTGCAGGTATGATAGGACGAGTTCGACAAGAGGTCACTATACACTCGCGCTTGAAACATCCTGCTATATTAGAATTGTTTACGTTTTTCGAAGATGCACATTATGTTTATTTGGTATTAGAATTAGCACACAATGGTGAATTAGCTAAACATTTTAAGTTAGGTACACGCGGCCTTAGTGAAAAGGCTGCTTCGGATATATTTAGACAAGTTGTGAGTGGAGTGCTTTACCTCCATACACACAACATAATTCACAGAGATCTTTCTTTGAACAATTTGTTACTTACTAAAGATCTTAGTGTTAAAATTGCCGATTTTGGTTTAGCCACTCAATTGAATGGGCCTGATGAAAAACATGTAACTATGTGTGGAACCCCTAACTATATATCACCTGAAGTAGCTTCTAGAGAGACACATGGCTTACCTGCAGATGTGTGGGGACTGGGATGTATGTTGTATACATTATTAGTAGGTAGTCCACCATTTCATACCCAACATGTAAAAACTACTCTCAATAAAGTAATCAATGCTGATTACAAAATACCAATCGAACTATCTGTTCAAGCTCAAGATTTATTGCAGAAACTTTTATGCAAAGATCCATCAAAGAGAATAACGTTAAAAGGTATAATGGAACAcccatttttaaacaaatgtttTGATACAACAAGTAACACGAAACAAGATTTTTCAAGAGATTCAGGTTTTCTGACCACTCTACACAGTACACAACACAGTCAAAAACCAAGAATAGAAGACAAAAGTGACTTCAATGGTATAGACTTATTTAGTAatcaacataattttaataaggaAAATGTAAACACAAAAAATTCCTTTGAACAAAATTCTTATCATTTCTTTAAACTTAgatcacaaaataattttgtggCTTCTAGTAATGATCCTTTGAATGCAATAAATGATtatcaaattcaaatgaatAGAGAAATAGTATCTTCCAAGTTTGACAATCCATGCAAAACTCCTAGTCTtatagaaaatatgaaaaaattagaCATAAAGTGTAAACAGAGTGAATCACACAGCCTAGGCGAAGACAACAAGGAAAATATGACAAAACCATGTATGTTAAATTCAAATGCACTAAGTGTTCCGCCTCTTTGTGCAGATAGATTGCCTACCATTTCACATAGGACGCGAAATGCTATTTTAAGAATAGAACCTTCAGCTGTTGTtgtagaatttattaaaaagaaaggtAAAGACAGGGAGGAAAAAGTTGTTGAAGTATGCAAAATATCTAAAGATGGAATGAAGGTTATTATTTATCCTGTAGataaagaaagagagaaaaatgTATTTTCAGAATATAACCCAAACCCTGATGAAGTGTTTTCATACCACAATTTGCCACAAAAACATTGGAAAAAGTATTTGTATGCAGCACGATTTGTTGAACTTGTTAAAGCCAAAACACCTAAGATAACTCTATACACATCACTTTCAAAGTGTCAATTAATGGAAAATAATACAGacattgaaatgtttttttatggtGGGGAAAAAGTGACATACACATCAACAGATGGTTTGAAAGTtatagacaaatatttaaaaacacacCATAATTCAACAATAGTCCCTGAACTAAAGTATCTGTTTGATCATTTTGAAGAATGTTCAAACCGATTGAATAGGATACAAAATGCACTATCCTGTATTCCAGATGAATGTTTTCCTTTAATAATTGGCAAAAGACCTGTTGCATTTACAAACAATGCAACTTCATCTGGACAAGTAATGTCAAGTACAGAAAGAAACTACAGTACACCATTGTTTAATTTAGGATCATTCCACCGAGCTACAACTTGTTCTAGTCGTGCACAAAGTGaagattattcaaaattataG
- the LOC123653805 gene encoding LOW QUALITY PROTEIN: uncharacterized protein LOC123653805 (The sequence of the model RefSeq protein was modified relative to this genomic sequence to represent the inferred CDS: substituted 2 bases at 2 genomic stop codons): MDPQRKARAGPMAPSSIKTARKSFAICNTYVKNLNSPKEIVTVHTSTPHTEHRPFHNEQNQIYQGEVNVLSIIDTNKDIMCCKYTEDVKEVAAGFIDGTIRLFDCNTGNCTHSLIDDECRVYPGSVTAIKHRPVSKAHPITNMLLSSCMYACKXIFKRFHXNINITIFLDVNGCIKCWKYKYEQCLYTIREKRQTLGLCYHPRYTKFITFGDDAKLNMYDEEAQTQERSFYSSQRKNIVDGHISRIFACVFNPKSHHELISGGWDDTVICWDDRQPYATRFFNGVHMCGEGLDFDKPGKQILTCSWQEKDNIQIWDYGSCKLIETIVPDNYPSKLYCGKFVPQSNLIVCGGYEPNILRVVDINMKITECSIRNNPGSIYCFDFGTIRRKPSKIPDTYKKISEIQNTPRIAFVTGKRLQTVDFG; encoded by the exons atggaTCCTCAAAGAAAAGCAAGGGCTGGCCCAATGGCACCATCCAGTATAAAAACAGCACGTAAGAGCTTTGCTATTTGCAATacatatgttaaaaatttaaattctccGAAAGAAATTGTAACAGTCCACACCAGCACCCCGCACACTGAACATCGCCCTTTTCACAATGAACAAAATCAGATATATCAAGGCGAAGTTAACGTACTTTCAATAAT TGACACTAACAAGGATATTATGTGTTGTAAGTATACTGAAGACGTAAAAGAAGTAGCAGCTGGTTTTATCGATGGAACAATAAGACTGTTTGATTGTAACACCGGAAATTGTACCCATTCTTTAATAGATGACGAGTGTCGTGTATACCCCGGTTCTGTAACTGCCATTAAACATAGACCAGTTAGCAAAGCACATCCTATTACGAATATGCTTCTATCGTCGTGTATGTATGcttgcaaataaatatttaaaagatttcattaaaacataaacataactatttttttagacGTCAATGGGTGTATAAAATGTTGGAAATATAAGTACGAACAATGTTTGTATACAATAAGAGAGAAACGACAAACTTTAGGTCTATGTTACCATCCTCGTTATAcgaaatttattacttttggtGATGATGCTAAGCTTAATATGTATGATGAAGAAGCACAAACACAAGAAAGATCTTTTTATTCTAG CCAACGAAAAAACATCGTTGACGGACATATCTCACGAATATTTGCTTGCGTTTTTAATCCTAAATCACACCACGAATTAATCTCAGGTGGTTGGGATGACACTGTAATCTGTTGGGATGACAGGCAACCCTACGCAACGCGTTTTTTTAACGGCGTTCATATGTGCGGGGAAGGGCTGGACTTTGACAAACCCGGAAAACAG ATTTTGACTTGTTCTTGGCAAGAAAAAGATAATATTCAAATTTGGGACTATGGATCTTGCAAACTTATTGAAACTATTGTACCGGATAATTACCCGTCTAAATTGTACTGTGGCAAATTTGTACcacaaagtaatttaattgtatgcGGTGGTTATGAACCCAATATATTACGAGTCGTAGATATTAACATGAAAATC acagAATGCTCAATTCGCAATAATCCAGGCAGCATATATTGCTTTGACTTTGGAACTATACGACGAAAACCAAGTAAAATACcagatacttataaaaaaataagtgaaataCAAAACACGCCGCGCATTGCTTTTGTAACTGGAAAGAGGCTGCAAACAGTAGATTTTGGTTGA